The Ruminococcaceae bacterium R-25 genomic interval GGATTTGTTGTCGGGAAAAAGATCGTAAGCATTATCGCTGTAGGTCACGGCAAGACGCAGGGCGTGCCGCATAAGAGCAAGTCAAAAGATCAGGTAAGCAGTTACGAGGGCGAAGCTCCGGAGTGGTTTAATAATGGCGTTGAGGCAGCTCTTCTTGCACCAACCGCTATTAATATGCAGGCATTTACTATCACAGGTAATGGCAATAAGGTTCACTTAACATACAAGAGCGGACCTATGTCCGGAATAGACAAAGGAATCGTTAAGCATCATTTCGAACTCGGTGCAGGAAAAGAGAATTTTGAGTGGGCTTAATCGGATTACGATCTGAATGCAGCGCTGCTTAATCCTTAACCCCTCTTATTGTAAGTCCCGACACGAAGTATTTCTGAAGGAACGGATAGATTATGAGAAGCGGCAGCATCGAGACGACCGCTAAGGCCGAACGGATCGTTCTGGGGCTGATTGGTAATTCTTGAGGCCCGTGTATTGAGTTGACGTCGGTCCTGGCGGAAAGGACGTAAGTATAATACTTCAGCATTTCATATTGCAGGGTTGTGTACTTGGGCGAGAATCTGTTGTAGATCATTGCATCGAACCATGAGTTCCACTGGGTCGTGGCAATGAAAAGTGCTATCGCGGCATAAACAGGCATGCATATAGGCGATATGATCCGCCAGAAGATGCTGATATATCCGGCACCGTCAAGCTTCGCTGCTTCTTCAAGCGAGTCCGGAATACTCTTCATATACGTCCTCATAACGAGCACATAAATACCACTTATAATGCCCGGGACAATGTAGACCCAGAAAGACTGCGTGAGGTGGAGCTTTCTGTACAGGTAGAATACCGGGACAAAGCCGGCCTGCGCATATATCGTGATTATCCAGAACAGCGAAAGAGCGGATCTTAACATGAATTTCTTACGGCTTAAGATAAATGCTAGAAAAGCGTTTGCAACAACTCCGATGCCCGCTCCGATCAAGGTTCTTGCTATGGTAACTATAGCACCGTACCTGATGCTTTCCCTGTTAAAGAGAAGCTCTTTATAACTTTCTAAAGACCATACGTGCGGCCACAGGTGGATTTTGCCGTATAACGAATCCATTCCGTCACTTAAGGAATATGCCAGCATGTTGATTATCGGATAAAGAACAACTACTGCAAATAAGGTGAGGACGGCATAGACGATCACATCGATGACGGTGTCTGACTTTGCTTTCTTTTTCCTGATCCTGATCTT includes:
- a CDS encoding putative aldouronate transport system permease protein gives rise to the protein MASLENVSHEKIRIRKKKAKSDTVIDVIVYAVLTLFAVVVLYPIINMLAYSLSDGMDSLYGKIHLWPHVWSLESYKELLFNRESIRYGAIVTIARTLIGAGIGVVANAFLAFILSRKKFMLRSALSLFWIITIYAQAGFVPVFYLYRKLHLTQSFWVYIVPGIISGIYVLVMRTYMKSIPDSLEEAAKLDGAGYISIFWRIISPICMPVYAAIALFIATTQWNSWFDAMIYNRFSPKYTTLQYEMLKYYTYVLSARTDVNSIHGPQELPISPRTIRSALAVVSMLPLLIIYPFLQKYFVSGLTIRGVKD